The Micromonospora sp. NBC_01740 genome includes a window with the following:
- a CDS encoding DUF2855 family protein, which translates to MFFAPVQMRKRRQDWGRDGLDQRFTDAWQRFTGVVSGWLDLWVDAGHDALRRAWSETLAGRTPPRVGQIVQL; encoded by the coding sequence GTGTTCTTCGCCCCGGTGCAGATGCGCAAACGCCGCCAGGACTGGGGCCGCGACGGGCTCGACCAGCGGTTCACCGACGCCTGGCAGCGGTTCACCGGGGTTGTGAGCGGGTGGCTCGACCTCTGGGTCGACGCCGGCCACGACGCCCTGCGACGTGCCTGGTCGGAGACGCTCGCCGGCCGGACGCCGCCACGTGTGGGTCAGATCGTCCAGTTGTGA
- a CDS encoding sensor histidine kinase, whose amino-acid sequence MPHRERLRQRLHDVPATVVDAAVATGIVAVTAWMGRDYQLPGFREFDGTALVLTCLANIPLAARRRAPVTVLLTCCTVVAWFLTLGYVPSLNLFGPLLAMYTVAATRPTRTALPGAAATAGVTFYSGMVVEVYTLWTALAQALVATLVAWLFGAGARRLADRNRRLLALAEELRREREARARSAVMAERIRIARELHDVVAHHMSVISVQAGLARYVLATDPATVGAALDTIADSSHEALEEMRRMLALLRVSDADPRGEGDGRDPAPGLGRLDELVERIRAAGVQVTVVVVGSPRPLPPGTDLCAYRVAQESLTNVLKHARGARANVTLDYGQPERLTIRVADDGPGAPDGPAHGHGLAGMRERARLYGGSLHAGTAPGGGFTVTLSLPVGVVPPGRHEPGVTGRRPSPPARPA is encoded by the coding sequence GTGCCACACCGCGAGCGGCTCCGGCAACGACTGCACGACGTGCCCGCGACGGTCGTCGACGCGGCGGTCGCCACCGGCATCGTGGCGGTCACCGCCTGGATGGGGCGCGACTACCAACTGCCCGGCTTCCGCGAGTTCGACGGCACGGCCCTGGTCCTGACCTGCCTGGCCAACATCCCGCTCGCGGCACGCCGCCGCGCCCCGGTGACCGTCCTGCTGACCTGCTGCACCGTGGTGGCGTGGTTTCTCACCCTCGGCTACGTGCCCAGCCTGAACCTGTTCGGGCCGCTGCTCGCGATGTACACCGTGGCCGCGACGCGTCCCACCCGCACCGCCCTGCCGGGGGCCGCGGCCACGGCCGGGGTGACCTTCTACAGCGGCATGGTGGTCGAGGTCTACACGCTGTGGACGGCGCTCGCCCAGGCGCTGGTGGCGACCCTGGTGGCCTGGCTGTTCGGGGCCGGGGCCCGACGGCTGGCCGACCGCAACCGGCGACTGCTCGCCCTGGCGGAGGAACTGCGCCGGGAGCGGGAGGCCCGGGCCCGCAGCGCGGTCATGGCGGAACGGATACGTATCGCCCGCGAGCTGCACGACGTGGTCGCCCACCACATGTCGGTGATCTCGGTGCAGGCCGGCCTGGCCCGGTACGTCCTCGCCACCGATCCGGCGACGGTGGGCGCGGCGCTGGACACCATCGCCGACAGCAGCCACGAAGCGCTGGAGGAGATGCGCCGGATGCTCGCCCTGCTCCGGGTGTCCGACGCCGACCCGCGAGGCGAGGGCGACGGCCGCGACCCCGCACCGGGGCTGGGTCGGCTCGACGAACTCGTCGAGCGGATCAGGGCCGCCGGCGTCCAGGTCACGGTGGTGGTCGTGGGTTCGCCCCGCCCACTGCCACCGGGGACGGACCTCTGCGCGTACCGGGTGGCGCAGGAGTCGTTGACGAACGTCCTGAAGCACGCGCGCGGGGCCCGGGCGAACGTCACGCTCGACTACGGCCAGCCGGAGCGGCTGACCATCCGGGTCGCCGACGACGGCCCCGGCGCTCCTGACGGGCCGGCGCACGGCCACGGTCTCGCCGGCATGCGCGAGCGGGCACGACTGTACGGCGGAAGCCTGCACGCCGGCACCGCCCCGGGCGGCGGCTTCACCGTCACCCTCAGCCTGCCCGTCGGGGTCGTCCCACCCGGCAGGCACGAGCCGGGGGTCACCGGTCGGCGGCCGTCGCCTCCGGCCCGGCCCGCCTAG
- a CDS encoding response regulator transcription factor — translation MSRSSRSVGVLVVDDQVLIRAGLAALLRAAPGMRVVGEAADGAEAVVVAAATRPHVVLMDLRMPGVGGIAATREIIAAAGDDPPRVLVLTTFDTDEYVYDALRAGASGFLLKDTPPERLLAAVATVARGDMLFTPRVVHRLVESFAASAAPRPGALPALDVLTGREREVLRLVGTGLDNSEIAGRLVIAEATVKTHLNRTMAKLDLASRAQAVVLAYESGLVRPGERGFTNPP, via the coding sequence ATGTCCCGCAGCAGTAGGTCGGTGGGGGTTCTCGTCGTCGACGACCAGGTGCTGATTCGCGCCGGTCTGGCCGCCCTGCTTCGGGCCGCCCCAGGGATGCGGGTGGTGGGTGAGGCCGCCGACGGCGCCGAGGCGGTGGTCGTGGCCGCCGCCACCCGGCCCCACGTGGTCCTGATGGACCTCCGGATGCCTGGCGTCGGCGGGATCGCGGCCACCCGTGAGATCATCGCCGCGGCCGGCGACGACCCGCCCCGCGTCCTCGTGCTGACCACGTTCGACACCGACGAGTACGTCTACGACGCGCTGCGTGCCGGGGCCAGCGGTTTCCTGCTCAAGGACACGCCCCCGGAGCGGCTGCTGGCCGCCGTCGCCACCGTGGCGCGCGGGGACATGCTCTTCACACCCCGCGTGGTCCACCGACTCGTCGAGTCGTTTGCCGCCTCCGCCGCGCCGCGGCCCGGTGCGCTGCCGGCGCTCGACGTCCTCACCGGACGGGAGCGGGAGGTGCTGCGGCTGGTCGGCACGGGCCTCGACAACTCGGAGATCGCCGGGCGCCTGGTGATCGCGGAGGCGACCGTCAAGACCCATCTGAACCGGACCATGGCCAAGCTCGACCTGGCCAGCCGGGCGCAGGCGGTGGTCCTGGCGTACGAGTCCGGTCTGGTCCGGCCAGGTGAGAGGGGGTTCACCAATCCGCCATAG
- a CDS encoding SDR family oxidoreductase — translation MNLTDRVVVITGGAGGIGSALARRFAAEGAAAVVVADLDAEAARAVAEGLGPVARAVGLDVTDEEQVRALVADTEQRYGRIDLFCANAGVTSGGGMEVDDAGWDRAWRVNVLSHVYAARAVLPAMLARGGGYLLHTCSAAGVLTSVGDAPYATTKHAAVGFAEWLSVTYRDQGVRISALCPQGVDTPMLADGLAAGHLGARVVAASGAVLTADQVADAAVAGIAEERFLILPHPEVADYARRKAEDPDGWQSGLRKLVRRLRA, via the coding sequence GTGAACCTGACTGACCGCGTGGTGGTGATCACCGGTGGGGCCGGCGGGATCGGCTCGGCCCTGGCCCGTCGCTTCGCCGCCGAGGGTGCCGCCGCCGTGGTGGTGGCCGACCTCGACGCCGAGGCGGCCCGCGCGGTGGCCGAGGGCCTCGGCCCCGTCGCCCGCGCCGTCGGGCTGGACGTCACCGACGAGGAGCAGGTCCGCGCGCTGGTCGCCGACACCGAGCAGCGGTACGGGCGCATCGACCTGTTCTGCGCCAACGCGGGCGTCACCTCCGGCGGCGGGATGGAGGTCGACGACGCCGGTTGGGACCGCGCCTGGCGGGTCAACGTGCTCTCCCACGTCTACGCGGCCCGCGCGGTGCTGCCGGCGATGCTCGCCCGGGGCGGCGGCTACCTGCTGCACACCTGCTCGGCGGCGGGCGTGCTGACCTCGGTCGGCGACGCCCCGTACGCCACCACCAAGCACGCCGCCGTCGGCTTTGCCGAGTGGCTCTCCGTCACCTACCGCGACCAGGGCGTCCGGATCAGCGCGCTGTGCCCGCAGGGCGTGGACACGCCGATGCTCGCCGACGGGCTGGCCGCCGGTCACCTGGGCGCGCGGGTCGTGGCCGCCTCCGGCGCGGTGCTCACCGCCGACCAGGTCGCCGACGCGGCGGTCGCCGGCATCGCCGAGGAGCGCTTCCTGATCCTCCCGCACCCCGAGGTCGCCGACTACGCCCGCCGCAAGGCGGAGGACCCGGACGGCTGGCAGTCCGGCCTGCGCAAACTCGTCCGTCGGCTGAGGGCGTAG
- a CDS encoding LLM class F420-dependent oxidoreductase encodes MTVPLDGIPLAEHAAIYAALDGAGFTDVWSSEVNGADAFTPLALAAAWQPRLRLGTAITPVFTRGPGLLAMSAAALADAAPGRFALGIGASSPVVVGNWNAVPFEEPFRRTRDVLRFLRAALAGETVDEEYDTFAVRRFTLDRKPAVPPPVLLAALRPGMLRLAGAEADGVILNWLAATDVPRALAEVGERRPGFEVVARIFVCPTEDAVHARALGRRLITSYLTVPAYAEFHRWLGRQEVLGPMWRAWAAGDRRGAGAAVPDDVVDALVLHGSPERCREQVRRYADAGVDVPVLALLPTPELAAGGAAALGDLIARLGGGGSR; translated from the coding sequence ATGACCGTGCCGCTGGACGGCATCCCGCTCGCCGAGCACGCCGCGATCTACGCGGCCCTCGACGGGGCCGGCTTCACCGACGTGTGGTCCTCGGAGGTCAACGGGGCAGATGCGTTCACCCCGCTGGCACTCGCCGCCGCCTGGCAGCCCCGGCTGCGCCTGGGCACCGCGATCACGCCGGTCTTCACCCGGGGCCCGGGCCTGCTGGCGATGAGCGCGGCGGCGCTGGCCGACGCCGCCCCGGGCCGGTTCGCGCTCGGCATCGGCGCGTCCTCGCCGGTCGTCGTGGGCAACTGGAACGCCGTGCCGTTCGAGGAGCCGTTCCGGCGCACCCGCGACGTGCTGCGGTTCCTGCGCGCGGCGCTGGCCGGGGAGACCGTCGACGAGGAGTACGACACCTTCGCCGTGCGCCGCTTCACCCTGGACCGCAAGCCGGCCGTGCCGCCGCCGGTGCTGCTCGCCGCGCTGCGCCCGGGGATGCTGCGGCTGGCCGGCGCCGAGGCCGACGGCGTCATCCTCAACTGGCTCGCCGCCACCGACGTGCCCCGGGCCCTCGCCGAGGTCGGCGAGCGGCGCCCCGGCTTCGAGGTGGTCGCGCGGATCTTCGTCTGCCCGACCGAGGACGCCGTGCACGCCCGCGCCCTGGGCCGCCGGCTGATCACCAGTTACCTCACCGTGCCGGCGTACGCCGAGTTCCACCGCTGGCTGGGCCGCCAGGAGGTGCTCGGGCCGATGTGGCGGGCCTGGGCCGCCGGGGACCGGCGCGGCGCGGGCGCGGCGGTGCCTGACGACGTGGTCGACGCGTTGGTGCTGCACGGCTCGCCGGAGCGCTGCCGCGAGCAGGTCCGCCGCTACGCCGACGCTGGCGTGGACGTACCGGTGCTGGCCCTGCTGCCCACCCCCGAGCTCGCTGCGGGTGGTGCGGCGGCGCTGGGGGACCTGATCGCGCGCCTGGGTGGGGGTGGGTCGCGGTGA
- a CDS encoding DUF1028 domain-containing protein: MTFSLVARSADGRHHGVAVASRFLAAGALVPAAEAEVGALATQAHVNLAYRPQGLTLLRTGVAAADVVAGLVAADPDRDHRQLGVVAATGVGATWTGPSCHPWAGGQAGDGWAAQGNILVGPEVIDAVRDAWLGGAALPFPDRLLAALRAGDRAGGDRRGRQSAGLLVVERGGGYDGTGDVLVDLRVDDHPDPVTELGRLLSVHTLLFGRPDPATLLDLTGAVAAEVGALLGALGHPVDPARPEEALFSWAGLENLEERLVPGRIDPVVLDHLRRAAPHVPAPRPEADPLGADA, encoded by the coding sequence GTGACCTTCTCGCTCGTCGCCCGCTCCGCCGACGGCCGCCACCACGGCGTCGCGGTGGCCAGCCGGTTCCTGGCCGCCGGCGCGCTGGTGCCGGCCGCCGAGGCCGAGGTCGGCGCGCTCGCCACCCAGGCGCACGTCAACCTCGCCTACCGCCCGCAGGGGCTGACGCTGCTGCGCACCGGGGTGGCCGCGGCCGACGTGGTGGCGGGGCTGGTCGCCGCCGACCCGGACCGGGACCACCGCCAGCTCGGCGTGGTCGCCGCCACCGGCGTGGGCGCGACCTGGACCGGGCCGAGCTGCCATCCCTGGGCCGGCGGTCAGGCCGGCGACGGCTGGGCGGCGCAGGGCAACATCCTGGTCGGCCCGGAGGTGATCGACGCGGTCCGGGACGCCTGGCTGGGCGGGGCCGCGCTGCCGTTCCCCGACCGGCTGCTGGCCGCGTTGCGCGCCGGGGACCGGGCCGGCGGCGACCGGCGCGGCCGGCAGAGCGCCGGGCTGCTGGTGGTCGAGCGCGGCGGCGGGTACGACGGCACCGGCGACGTGCTGGTCGACCTGCGGGTCGACGACCACCCCGATCCGGTGACCGAGCTGGGCCGGCTGCTCTCGGTGCACACCCTGCTCTTCGGCCGGCCCGACCCGGCCACCCTGCTCGACCTGACGGGCGCGGTCGCCGCCGAGGTCGGCGCGCTGCTGGGCGCGCTCGGCCACCCGGTCGACCCGGCGCGGCCGGAGGAGGCGCTCTTCTCCTGGGCCGGCCTGGAGAACCTGGAGGAGCGCCTGGTGCCCGGCCGGATCGACCCGGTCGTGCTGGACCACCTGCGCAGGGCCGCCCCGCACGTGCCCGCCCCGCGCCCGGAGGCGGACCCGCTCGGCGCCGACGCCTGA
- a CDS encoding maleylpyruvate isomerase N-terminal domain-containing protein — translation MESVRAAFRDECERLGEVLRGVDEADLDRPTDCRPWTVRELLAHVRTGAGRLVDMLAEPAPPRAEVDAAAYYGAAKFTPSVDAARVDSGRREARELDGPALVADFDRAWRAALDAVDAAPPGRVVRTRHGDAMALAEFLRTRVVEVGVHGLDLAAALERRPWLTPTAAEVVADLLTGGRAVPPGLGWDRLTLIRKATGRAGLTDRERAVDAAGFRWLSFGG, via the coding sequence ATGGAGAGCGTACGGGCGGCGTTCCGGGACGAGTGCGAGCGGCTCGGCGAGGTGCTGCGCGGCGTCGACGAGGCGGATCTCGACCGTCCGACCGACTGCCGGCCGTGGACTGTACGCGAACTGCTGGCCCACGTACGCACCGGCGCGGGCCGGCTGGTCGACATGCTCGCCGAGCCCGCCCCGCCCCGCGCCGAGGTCGACGCCGCCGCCTACTACGGCGCCGCCAAGTTCACCCCGTCCGTGGACGCCGCCCGCGTCGACAGCGGCCGGCGGGAGGCCCGGGAACTCGACGGGCCGGCCCTGGTGGCCGACTTCGACCGGGCCTGGCGGGCCGCCCTCGACGCCGTCGACGCCGCACCGCCGGGTCGGGTGGTACGCACCCGGCACGGCGACGCGATGGCGCTCGCCGAGTTCCTGCGTACCCGCGTGGTGGAGGTCGGCGTGCACGGCCTGGACCTGGCGGCGGCGCTGGAGCGGCGGCCGTGGCTGACGCCGACGGCGGCGGAGGTCGTCGCCGACCTGCTCACCGGCGGGCGGGCGGTCCCGCCCGGGCTGGGCTGGGACCGGCTCACGCTGATCCGCAAGGCGACCGGCCGGGCCGGCCTCACGGACCGTGAGCGGGCCGTCGACGCCGCCGGCTTCCGCTGGCTCTCCTTCGGCGGCTGA
- a CDS encoding YbhB/YbcL family Raf kinase inhibitor-like protein, producing the protein MAGIMLRSTAFNDHDMLPSRFSKEGGNVSPPLEWERVPESAAELVLLVEDPDAGRTPFLHWLVTGIAPSAAGAPEGGVPLGGREWPNDFGTTGWGGPHPPQGDDPHRYFFRLYALDRPLELPETPRADEVHRLLVERDAASGTMVGTYSR; encoded by the coding sequence ATGGCCGGGATCATGCTGCGCAGCACCGCGTTCAACGACCACGACATGCTGCCGAGCCGCTTCTCGAAGGAGGGCGGCAACGTCTCGCCTCCGCTGGAGTGGGAGCGGGTGCCGGAGTCCGCCGCCGAGCTGGTCCTGCTCGTCGAGGACCCGGACGCGGGGAGGACGCCGTTCCTGCACTGGCTGGTCACGGGGATCGCGCCGAGCGCCGCCGGGGCTCCGGAGGGCGGCGTGCCCCTGGGCGGCCGCGAGTGGCCCAACGACTTCGGCACCACGGGGTGGGGCGGCCCGCACCCGCCCCAGGGCGACGATCCCCACCGGTACTTCTTCCGGCTCTACGCGCTGGACCGGCCGCTGGAGCTGCCCGAGACGCCGCGGGCGGACGAGGTGCACCGCCTGCTCGTCGAGCGGGACGCCGCGAGCGGGACGATGGTCGGCACCTACTCCCGCTGA
- a CDS encoding phosphatase PAP2 family protein, whose product MRVRTTPRGWTAVWLVVLALVQAAAFIAVWRVAVHVEIGQWVDTVALTGNRIGQDHIEEPVNRILNAMSVVSLLAATAVIGFIALIRGRIALAVTATLLIAGANATTQLLKYGLARPDFGIDPERIYAGNSLPSGHATVAASVAVALMLVLPRKVRVLGAFLGAGYAAIAGVATLSAGWHRPSDAVAAFLVVGVWAALAGLMLLITQREQAQVESADAHRVAATVLGVGGVLAVVACGFALSWLVDLRATPPSELARRPLLVGYAGSAAGIVGTMGVVMALVLAAVHRLVPRVKG is encoded by the coding sequence GACCGCGGTCTGGTTGGTCGTCCTGGCGCTCGTCCAGGCGGCGGCCTTCATCGCTGTGTGGCGGGTCGCCGTGCACGTCGAGATCGGCCAGTGGGTCGACACCGTCGCCCTGACCGGCAACCGGATCGGGCAGGACCACATCGAGGAGCCGGTGAACCGGATCCTCAACGCCATGTCGGTCGTCTCGCTGCTGGCGGCGACCGCGGTGATCGGCTTCATCGCCCTGATCCGGGGCCGGATCGCCCTGGCCGTCACGGCCACCCTGCTGATCGCCGGCGCCAACGCCACCACCCAGTTGCTCAAGTACGGCCTGGCCCGGCCCGACTTCGGCATCGACCCCGAACGGATCTACGCCGGCAACAGCCTGCCCAGCGGGCACGCCACGGTCGCCGCCTCCGTCGCGGTGGCCCTGATGCTCGTCCTGCCGCGCAAGGTGCGGGTGCTTGGCGCCTTCCTCGGCGCCGGCTACGCCGCGATCGCCGGGGTGGCCACCCTCTCCGCCGGCTGGCACCGGCCCAGCGACGCGGTGGCCGCGTTCCTGGTGGTCGGGGTCTGGGCGGCGCTGGCCGGGCTGATGCTGCTGATCACCCAGCGGGAACAGGCGCAGGTGGAGTCGGCTGACGCCCACCGGGTCGCCGCGACGGTGCTCGGCGTCGGCGGCGTACTGGCGGTGGTGGCCTGCGGTTTCGCCCTCTCCTGGCTGGTCGACCTGCGCGCCACCCCGCCCAGCGAGCTGGCCCGCAGGCCCCTCCTCGTCGGCTACGCCGGCAGCGCCGCCGGGATCGTCGGCACGATGGGCGTGGTCATGGCGCTGGTGCTCGCCGCCGTGCACCGGCTGGTGCCCCGGGTCAAGGGCTGA